One genomic segment of Micromonospora sp. WMMC415 includes these proteins:
- the aspS gene encoding aspartate--tRNA ligase, translated as MIRTHDAGSLRATDAGTTVTLAGWVARRRDHGGVIFVDLRDGSGVVQVVFREEDAHALRNEFCVKVTGEVTRRPEGNENPDLATGEVEVTAVELEVLSEAAPLPLPVDDQVEAGDDVRLRYRYLDLRRSGPAKAMRLRSRANQLARTVLHERDFLEIETPTLTRSTPEGARDFLVPVRLQPGTWYALPQSPQLFKQLLMVGGMERYYQIARCYRDEDFRADRQPEFTQLDIEMSFVTEDDVIDLGEAIVGALWKDLAGHEIARPIPRITWHDAMARYGSDKPDLRYGVELTELTDYLRGTQFRVFAGAIDAGGYVGAVVMPGGASQSRKELDGWQDWAKARGAKGLAYVVLDAETGEARGPVAKNLSEEHLAGLADAVGAKPGDAIFFAAGANIREAQELLGAARIEIAKRANLVDESAWAFCWVVDAPMFERTDEGGWTAVHHPFTSPNAEWVDRFEEAPDRALAYAYDIVCNGNEIGGGSIRIHRGDVQRRVFDLLGITPDEAQDKFGFLLEAFKYGPPPHGGIAFGWDRVCMLLSGADSIREVIAFPKTRGGFDPLTGAPTPITAQQRLEAGIDAKPKPPATAHTGTAGPAAPVADPT; from the coding sequence GTGATCCGTACCCATGACGCCGGCAGCCTGCGCGCGACGGACGCCGGCACCACGGTGACGCTCGCCGGCTGGGTGGCCCGCCGGCGCGACCACGGCGGTGTCATCTTCGTCGACCTGCGGGACGGCTCCGGCGTGGTGCAGGTCGTCTTCCGCGAGGAGGACGCGCACGCGCTGCGCAACGAGTTCTGCGTCAAGGTCACCGGCGAGGTGACCCGCCGCCCCGAGGGCAACGAGAACCCGGACCTCGCGACCGGCGAGGTCGAGGTGACGGCCGTCGAGCTGGAGGTGCTGTCCGAGGCGGCTCCGCTGCCGCTGCCGGTCGACGACCAGGTGGAGGCAGGTGACGACGTCCGCCTCCGCTACCGCTACCTGGACCTGCGCCGCAGCGGCCCGGCGAAGGCCATGCGGCTGCGCTCGCGGGCGAACCAGCTCGCCCGGACCGTGCTGCACGAGCGGGACTTCCTGGAGATCGAGACCCCGACGCTCACCCGCTCGACCCCCGAGGGCGCCCGCGACTTCCTGGTTCCGGTGCGGCTCCAGCCGGGCACCTGGTACGCGCTGCCCCAGTCGCCGCAGCTGTTCAAGCAGCTGCTCATGGTCGGCGGCATGGAGCGGTACTACCAGATCGCCCGCTGCTACCGCGACGAGGACTTCCGCGCCGACCGGCAGCCGGAGTTCACCCAGCTCGACATCGAGATGTCGTTCGTCACCGAGGACGACGTGATCGACCTCGGCGAGGCGATCGTCGGCGCGCTGTGGAAGGACCTGGCCGGCCACGAGATCGCCCGGCCGATCCCGCGGATCACCTGGCACGACGCGATGGCCCGGTACGGCTCCGACAAGCCGGACCTGCGCTACGGCGTCGAGCTGACCGAGCTGACCGACTACCTGCGCGGCACGCAGTTCCGGGTCTTCGCCGGCGCGATCGACGCGGGCGGCTACGTCGGCGCGGTCGTCATGCCGGGCGGCGCGAGCCAGTCCCGCAAGGAGTTGGACGGCTGGCAGGACTGGGCCAAGGCGCGCGGCGCGAAGGGCCTCGCGTACGTGGTGCTCGACGCCGAGACCGGCGAGGCCCGCGGCCCGGTGGCGAAGAACCTCTCCGAGGAGCACCTGGCCGGCCTGGCCGACGCGGTCGGCGCCAAGCCCGGCGACGCGATCTTCTTCGCCGCCGGCGCCAACATCCGGGAGGCGCAGGAACTGCTCGGCGCCGCCCGGATCGAGATCGCCAAGCGGGCCAACCTGGTCGACGAGAGCGCCTGGGCGTTCTGCTGGGTGGTCGACGCGCCGATGTTCGAACGCACCGACGAGGGAGGCTGGACGGCCGTGCACCACCCCTTCACGTCGCCGAACGCGGAGTGGGTGGACCGCTTCGAGGAGGCGCCGGACCGGGCCCTGGCGTACGCGTACGACATCGTCTGCAACGGCAACGAGATCGGCGGCGGCTCGATCCGTATCCACCGTGGCGACGTGCAGCGGCGCGTCTTCGACCTGCTCGGCATCACGCCCGACGAGGCGCAGGACAAGTTCGGCTTCCTGCTGGAGGCGTTCAAGTACGGCCCGCCCCCGCACGGCGGCATCGCGTTCGGCTGGGACCGGGTCTGCATGCTGCTCTCCGGCGCCGACTCGATCCGGGAGGTCATCGCCTTCCCGAAGACGCGCGGCGGCTTCGACCCGCTGACCGGCGCCCCCACCCCGATCACCGCCCAGCAGCGCCTGGAGGCCGGCATCGACGCCAAGCCCAAGCCGCCGGCGACGGCCCACACCGGCACCGCCGGCCCAGCCGCCCCGGTAGCCGACCCCACCTGA
- a CDS encoding S1 family peptidase → MRPTRSTFRRAATLVAAGTLVAGALMGAPAQAAPAAASPDAAATLAERLGDRAAGTYAGANGKMVVAVTDAVAARQVAAAGATPKIVTRGAAELNRATAELERTAKIPGTAWWVDPATNQVVVSVDSTVTGAKLERVKAAAARTNGAVRIEAEAGVLSTRISGGQAIYAGGGGRCSLGFNVRSSSGVKYFITAGHCTNISSNWYSNSAQTSLLGTRAGSSFPGNDYGIVRYSNQTTTQPGNVYLWNGSYRDITGAANAYVGQSAQRSGSTTGLRSGSVTALNATVNYAEGSVSGLIRTNICAQPGDSGGSLFSGSTALGLTSGGSGNCSTGGTTYFQPVTEVLSRYGVSVY, encoded by the coding sequence ATGCGACCCACGAGGTCCACGTTCCGCCGCGCCGCCACCCTCGTCGCGGCCGGAACCCTGGTCGCCGGAGCCCTGATGGGAGCCCCGGCCCAGGCCGCCCCCGCCGCCGCCTCACCAGACGCCGCCGCCACCCTCGCCGAGCGGCTCGGTGACCGCGCTGCCGGTACCTACGCCGGCGCCAACGGCAAGATGGTCGTCGCCGTGACCGATGCCGTCGCCGCCCGCCAGGTCGCCGCCGCCGGCGCCACCCCGAAGATCGTCACGCGCGGCGCCGCCGAGCTGAACCGCGCCACCGCCGAACTGGAGCGCACCGCCAAGATCCCGGGCACCGCCTGGTGGGTCGACCCGGCCACCAACCAGGTCGTCGTCTCCGTCGACAGCACCGTGACCGGCGCCAAGCTGGAGCGGGTGAAGGCCGCCGCGGCGCGGACCAACGGCGCGGTGCGCATCGAGGCCGAGGCCGGCGTGCTGAGCACCCGGATCTCCGGCGGCCAGGCCATCTACGCCGGCGGCGGCGGGCGCTGCTCGCTCGGCTTCAACGTGCGCAGCAGCAGCGGCGTGAAGTACTTCATCACCGCCGGCCACTGCACGAACATCTCGTCGAACTGGTACTCGAACTCGGCCCAGACCTCGCTGCTGGGCACCCGGGCCGGCTCCAGCTTCCCGGGCAACGACTACGGCATCGTCCGGTACAGCAACCAGACCACCACGCAGCCGGGCAACGTCTACCTGTGGAACGGCAGCTACCGGGACATCACCGGCGCCGCCAACGCGTACGTCGGCCAGTCCGCGCAGCGCTCCGGCAGCACCACCGGCCTGCGCAGCGGCTCGGTCACCGCGCTCAACGCGACGGTGAACTACGCCGAGGGCTCCGTCTCCGGCCTGATCCGCACCAACATCTGCGCCCAGCCCGGTGACAGCGGCGGCTCGCTGTTCAGCGGCTCCACCGCCCTCGGCCTGACCTCGGGCGGCAGCGGCAACTGCAGCACCGGCGGCACCACCTACTTCCAGCCGGTCACCGAGGTGCTGAGCCGCTACGGCGTCAGCGTCTACTGA
- a CDS encoding SGNH/GDSL hydrolase family protein has product MTVIRRALAALAGVIALVLLAATPAVADAGPPPNSMASLGDSITRGFNACGWYVDCTSRSFSTGDYSTVNSHYLRIRAVNPNINGRNHNDARSGAKSADMYGQAGTAVSQGVGYVTMLIGANDACTSSESTMTSVTTFRANIDSALNRLKAGLPNAKVFLISVPDIHRLWFVGKGSGSARSAWSLFGICQSMLANPTSTAQADVDRRNRVRQRVIDFNAQLAAACAAYGANCLFDNNAVFGYPFTLSQLSGWDYFHPNTSGQQVLASVSYAAGFRW; this is encoded by the coding sequence ATGACCGTCATCCGTCGCGCGCTGGCCGCCCTCGCCGGCGTCATCGCCCTCGTCCTGCTCGCCGCCACCCCCGCCGTCGCCGACGCTGGCCCGCCACCGAACTCGATGGCGAGTCTCGGCGACTCCATCACCCGCGGCTTCAACGCCTGCGGGTGGTACGTCGACTGCACCTCCCGCTCATTCAGCACCGGGGACTACTCCACGGTGAACAGTCACTACCTGCGCATCCGCGCGGTCAACCCGAACATCAACGGTCGCAACCACAACGACGCCCGGTCGGGAGCGAAGTCCGCCGACATGTACGGCCAGGCCGGCACCGCGGTCAGCCAGGGCGTCGGGTACGTCACGATGCTGATCGGCGCGAACGACGCCTGCACCAGCTCGGAGTCGACGATGACCTCGGTGACCACCTTCCGGGCGAACATCGACTCCGCGCTCAACCGGCTCAAGGCGGGTCTGCCCAACGCCAAGGTCTTCCTCATCAGCGTCCCGGACATCCACCGGCTCTGGTTCGTCGGCAAGGGCAGCGGCAGCGCCCGCAGCGCCTGGTCGCTCTTCGGCATCTGCCAGTCCATGCTGGCCAACCCCACCTCCACCGCCCAGGCCGACGTCGACCGGCGCAACCGGGTCCGGCAACGGGTGATCGACTTCAACGCCCAGCTCGCGGCGGCCTGCGCGGCGTACGGCGCGAACTGCCTCTTCGACAACAACGCCGTCTTCGGCTACCCCTTCACCCTGAGCCAGCTCTCCGGCTGGGACTACTTCCACCCGAACACCAGCGGGCAGCAGGTGCTGGCGAGCGTGTCGTACGCCGCCGGCTTCCGCTGGTAG
- a CDS encoding helix-turn-helix domain-containing protein, producing MRPAALDWSIENCTIARAMEVLGEKWTLVVLREVFNGVRRFDDMRVRTGVPRQVLTNRLAMLVAHGVLRREPYREPGSRVRHEYRLTPKGLDLWPVLVAVLGWGDRYLADPEGPPLRVDHRDCGGEVGVVLRCERGHQIDEPRDVVPRPGPGARRRAG from the coding sequence ATGAGACCCGCGGCACTGGACTGGTCGATCGAGAACTGCACGATCGCCCGCGCGATGGAGGTCCTCGGCGAGAAGTGGACCCTCGTGGTGCTGCGTGAGGTGTTCAACGGCGTCCGCCGCTTCGACGACATGCGGGTCCGCACCGGCGTCCCCCGCCAGGTGCTCACCAACCGCCTCGCCATGCTGGTCGCGCATGGCGTGCTGCGCCGCGAGCCGTACCGGGAGCCCGGCAGCCGGGTGCGTCACGAGTACCGGCTGACCCCCAAGGGCCTCGACCTGTGGCCGGTGCTGGTCGCCGTGCTCGGGTGGGGCGACCGGTACCTCGCCGACCCGGAGGGTCCCCCGCTGCGCGTCGACCACCGTGACTGCGGCGGCGAGGTGGGTGTCGTCCTGCGCTGCGAGCGGGGCCACCAGATCGACGAGCCCCGTGACGTGGTGCCCCGGCCGGGCCCAGGGGCGCGCCGCCGGGCCGGCTGA
- a CDS encoding PaaI family thioesterase: MTQTQDRSRTFSWSDPGINAAQLGRRSGLDLLRAMIAGELAAPPIMHLVDMARMEAEEGWVAVELVPQEFHYNPLGTVHGGVISTLLDTAAGCAVHTTLPAGVGYTSLDLNVKFLRPVTVDSGTLRCEGTVLQRGRGTALAEARLTDTRGRLIAHATSTCLLFPVDAPTRA, encoded by the coding sequence ATGACACAGACGCAGGACCGCAGCCGTACGTTCTCCTGGTCCGACCCGGGCATCAACGCCGCTCAGCTCGGTCGGCGCAGCGGCCTCGACCTGCTGCGGGCGATGATCGCGGGCGAGCTGGCCGCCCCGCCGATCATGCACCTGGTCGACATGGCGCGGATGGAGGCCGAGGAGGGCTGGGTCGCCGTCGAGCTGGTGCCGCAGGAGTTCCACTACAACCCGCTCGGCACCGTCCACGGTGGCGTCATCTCCACGCTGCTGGACACGGCCGCGGGCTGCGCCGTGCACACCACCCTGCCGGCGGGAGTGGGCTACACCTCACTCGACCTGAACGTGAAGTTCCTCCGCCCGGTCACCGTCGACTCCGGCACCCTGCGCTGCGAGGGCACCGTCCTCCAGCGGGGCCGCGGGACGGCCCTGGCCGAAGCCCGCCTCACGGACACCAGGGGCCGGCTGATCGCCCACGCCACGTCCACCTGCCTCCTGTTCCCCGTGGACGCCCCCACCCGGGCCTGA